In Candidatus Desulfatibia profunda, a genomic segment contains:
- a CDS encoding TetR/AcrR family transcriptional regulator: protein MTLKEKIIHEALRQFSFKGFLSTSITDILEAVGTSKGGLYNHFKSKEELFFAAMSEARKIWRQRNLDGLEQMERPIEKIKKLLENYRDKYLADSENFPGGCIFVTLAVELNDQRPHLAREMNDGFIRFKRMLKRLLDQEKKAGTLREGIDTAQVAEMVFSGILGTSVMYISDKSMATLDRNIRALSDYLTMISR from the coding sequence ATGACACTCAAAGAAAAAATCATTCATGAGGCCCTGAGGCAGTTTTCATTTAAAGGCTTTCTAAGTACATCGATCACCGACATTCTGGAAGCCGTGGGCACGTCAAAAGGCGGGCTTTATAACCATTTTAAGAGTAAAGAAGAACTCTTTTTCGCCGCTATGAGTGAAGCACGCAAGATATGGCGGCAAAGAAATCTTGACGGTTTAGAGCAGATGGAGCGCCCCATCGAAAAAATCAAAAAACTTCTGGAAAACTATCGCGATAAATATCTGGCGGACTCTGAAAATTTTCCCGGAGGCTGTATTTTCGTCACTTTGGCGGTGGAATTGAACGATCAGCGACCGCATCTGGCCCGTGAGATGAACGATGGTTTTATCAGGTTCAAGCGCATGTTGAAGCGGCTTCTGGACCAGGAAAAAAAGGCCGGTACCCTACGGGAAGGCATCGATACGGCTCAGGTTGCCGAGATGGTATTTTCAGGTATCCTGGGAACCAGTGTCATGTATATTTCCGACAAGTCGATGGCAACCCTGGACCGCAACATCAGGGCGCTTAGCGACTATTTAACAATGATCAGCAGGTAA
- a CDS encoding ATPase P has protein sequence MIEISIPGYKLLQLKHLVLDYNGTIAFDGHLLDGLKDILKLLSDRLQIHVLTADTFGNVKSELEGLPATLSILSAGNQDFGKLHYVRELGSDTAVCIGNGRNDRLMLKDAGLGIALIQDEGACAETLLSADVVCLNILSALQLLMHPKRLVATLRS, from the coding sequence GTGATTGAAATCTCGATTCCCGGATACAAGCTGCTGCAGCTCAAACACCTTGTATTGGATTACAACGGAACGATAGCCTTTGACGGCCATCTCCTTGACGGCCTGAAAGATATATTGAAACTTCTTTCTGATCGCCTGCAAATCCATGTATTGACAGCCGACACATTTGGAAATGTAAAATCTGAACTTGAGGGATTGCCTGCTACTCTGTCGATTCTGTCAGCGGGCAATCAAGATTTTGGCAAACTTCACTATGTCCGGGAGCTTGGCTCCGACACGGCTGTATGTATCGGTAACGGCCGCAACGATCGACTCATGCTCAAAGATGCCGGCCTCGGGATTGCACTGATCCAGGATGAAGGTGCCTGTGCAGAGACCCTGTTGTCGGCCGATGTTGTCTGCCTCAACATTCTGTCGGCACTTCAGCTGCTGATGCACCCCAAGCGGCTGGTGGCAACTTTAAGGTCCTAA
- the mutM gene encoding bifunctional DNA-formamidopyrimidine glycosylase/DNA-(apurinic or apyrimidinic site) lyase codes for MPELPEVQTVVNDLMSSGLIGATITDAQVFWPRTVSKLSPAVFCQRIKQQRLKGVRRRGKYILFDLSGPYHLLIHLRMTGRLNLVESSEPGSKHEHVILNFENQRQLRFHDTRKFGRFYLVQDPETIVGHLGPEPLAPSFTATVLADRLSLRQRMLKPLLLDQSFIAGLGNIYVDEALWEAKLHPCRTASSLSKVEIRSLHRAVLKVLKQALKNLGTTLGAGKSNYYSIAKNKGRNRDRLMVFRRTDLPCFRCSTVIERIVVSQRSTHICPGCQQLEKGENNENRQHTRKSKNQRQQRSRRPKVL; via the coding sequence ATGCCCGAATTGCCTGAAGTCCAAACCGTAGTGAACGACCTTATGTCTTCCGGTCTTATCGGCGCCACTATCACCGACGCTCAAGTCTTCTGGCCGCGTACGGTTTCAAAACTTTCACCGGCTGTTTTCTGTCAGCGGATCAAACAACAAAGACTGAAAGGCGTTCGGCGCCGTGGCAAATATATCCTTTTTGACCTGTCCGGCCCATATCATCTACTGATTCATCTTCGAATGACCGGTCGTCTAAATTTGGTCGAGTCCTCCGAGCCAGGGTCAAAACACGAACACGTGATTCTGAACTTTGAAAATCAAAGGCAGCTGCGTTTTCACGACACCAGAAAATTCGGACGTTTTTATCTGGTACAAGATCCTGAAACGATAGTGGGCCACCTGGGTCCCGAACCGCTTGCGCCAAGCTTTACCGCCACGGTATTGGCGGACCGCCTGAGTTTACGGCAGCGTATGTTAAAGCCTCTGCTGCTGGACCAGTCTTTTATCGCCGGACTCGGCAACATCTATGTGGATGAGGCCCTCTGGGAGGCCAAACTCCATCCCTGCCGGACGGCATCATCACTTTCCAAAGTTGAAATAAGGTCCTTGCACCGGGCGGTCCTAAAAGTGCTGAAACAGGCTTTGAAAAATCTTGGAACCACGCTGGGTGCCGGAAAATCCAATTATTATTCCATTGCCAAAAACAAGGGACGCAATCGGGATCGGTTAATGGTTTTCCGCCGTACGGATTTGCCCTGCTTCCGTTGCAGCACGGTTATCGAGCGTATTGTCGTCAGTCAGCGCAGCACCCACATTTGCCCTGGGTGTCAACAACTTGAAAAAGGAGAAAACAATGAAAATCGTCAGCATACTCGGAAGTCCAAGAACCAAAGGCAACAGCGCAGCCGTCGCCCAAAAGTTTTGTAA
- a CDS encoding flavodoxin family protein: MKIVSILGSPRTKGNSAAVAQKFCNTAEALGAKINPFSLNKLKYRGCQACMTCKTKLDRCVIEDDLTEVLDAVREADILVMASPVYYGEVTSQLKAFIDRTFSYLVPDFFSSPNPSRLTPGKKLIFIQCQGDPDENHYNDIYPRYENFFRWYGFKDNHLIRACGVFDKGDIEAFEDVLQQAEDTAKKLFT, from the coding sequence ATGAAAATCGTCAGCATACTCGGAAGTCCAAGAACCAAAGGCAACAGCGCAGCCGTCGCCCAAAAGTTTTGTAACACCGCCGAAGCGCTGGGCGCCAAAATCAACCCCTTCTCCCTGAACAAGCTGAAATACCGGGGCTGTCAGGCCTGCATGACCTGCAAGACAAAGCTGGACAGGTGCGTTATCGAAGACGATTTGACCGAGGTGCTGGATGCTGTTCGTGAAGCAGATATTCTCGTCATGGCGTCACCGGTTTATTACGGCGAGGTCACCAGCCAGCTCAAAGCCTTCATTGACCGGACGTTTTCCTATCTTGTCCCGGATTTTTTCTCCAGTCCCAACCCGAGCCGTTTGACACCCGGCAAAAAATTGATCTTTATCCAGTGCCAGGGAGATCCGGACGAAAACCATTACAACGACATTTATCCCCGGTATGAAAACTTCTTTAGATGGTATGGATTTAAAGATAATCACTTGATTCGGGCCTGCGGCGTATTTGATAAGGGCGACATTGAAGCCTTTGAGGATGTCCTGCAACAGGCCGAAGATACGGCTAAAAAACTTTTTACCTGA
- a CDS encoding TPM domain-containing protein: MKFKNSPAAFLAILLLCLLVVPCAHSISLPDRPSAYVIDLAGIVDNSTENRLNSYLKELEQKTTAQFIILTIKSLEGESIEDFAIKIAHDKWKLGQRGKDNGLLLLIAVNDHKYRIEVGYGLEGVLPDSMVGEIGRSLMVPFFKKSDYSSGIFSAALVMANTIAADAGVKIAGMPTMKRRVEPLKQNQPRSLLHTVITTVFLLILLVMFIKHPRLFFLLFLFSSMGRGGAWGGGGGFGRGGFGSFGGGGGGGFGGGGASGGW; this comes from the coding sequence ATGAAATTCAAGAATAGCCCGGCGGCCTTTTTAGCAATACTGTTGTTGTGCCTGCTGGTGGTACCTTGCGCTCATTCCATCAGCCTTCCGGATAGGCCTTCCGCGTACGTCATCGACCTTGCCGGCATTGTGGACAACTCCACTGAAAACAGGCTGAACAGCTACCTTAAGGAACTTGAACAAAAGACGACGGCACAGTTTATTATCCTGACGATCAAGAGTCTTGAGGGTGAGTCCATCGAAGATTTTGCCATCAAAATTGCCCATGACAAATGGAAGCTCGGTCAAAGAGGAAAAGACAATGGGCTGCTGCTATTAATAGCCGTTAACGATCATAAATACCGCATCGAAGTCGGCTACGGTCTGGAGGGCGTGCTGCCGGACAGCATGGTCGGTGAAATCGGCCGCAGCCTTATGGTGCCTTTTTTTAAAAAAAGCGACTATTCCAGCGGTATTTTTTCCGCGGCGTTGGTGATGGCCAATACAATCGCCGCCGATGCAGGCGTCAAAATTGCCGGAATGCCGACAATGAAGCGTCGGGTTGAACCGTTAAAACAAAATCAACCCCGCAGCCTCCTGCATACCGTCATCACTACCGTATTTCTTTTAATCCTGCTGGTGATGTTTATTAAACACCCGCGTCTGTTCTTTCTTCTTTTCCTGTTTTCTTCAATGGGCCGCGGGGGTGCCTGGGGTGGCGGCGGCGGTTTCGGCAGGGGCGGCTTCGGGAGTTTCGGCGGGGGCGGCGGCGGCGGTTTCGGAGGCGGCGGCGCCTCCGGCGGCTGGTAG
- a CDS encoding LemA family protein yields MSKQLKTILIILGVILFAGLLMFGKIISGYNNVIAMDENVKGKWAQVENQLKRRYDLIPNLVETVKGYAKHEKDLFEHIADARTKYFQADDVARKIEASNRLESALSRLLLLQERYPDLKANESFLKLQDSLEGTENRISVERKRYNEAVQILNTYIRTFFGRFYAMFAGVSAAKYYEIPAAEKAVPQVKF; encoded by the coding sequence ATGTCAAAACAATTAAAAACCATTTTAATCATTTTAGGCGTCATTTTGTTTGCCGGTCTGCTTATGTTCGGCAAAATCATCAGCGGTTACAACAACGTCATCGCCATGGACGAAAATGTCAAGGGCAAATGGGCGCAGGTGGAAAACCAGTTAAAACGAAGATACGACCTGATTCCGAATCTTGTCGAAACCGTCAAGGGCTATGCAAAACACGAAAAAGATCTGTTTGAACACATCGCCGACGCCAGGACAAAATATTTTCAGGCCGACGACGTCGCCCGCAAAATTGAAGCTTCAAACCGCCTGGAAAGCGCTTTGTCCAGATTGTTGTTGCTGCAGGAGAGGTATCCTGATCTCAAGGCCAACGAATCGTTTCTTAAGCTCCAGGACAGCCTGGAAGGGACCGAAAACCGAATCTCAGTGGAACGCAAACGCTATAATGAAGCGGTCCAAATCCTCAATACGTATATCCGGACCTTCTTCGGAAGGTTTTATGCCATGTTTGCCGGGGTTTCGGCGGCCAAATATTATGAAATCCCCGCAGCTGAAAAAGCAGTCCCGCAGGTAAAATTTTGA